A stretch of the TM7 phylum sp. oral taxon 349 genome encodes the following:
- a CDS encoding ATP-binding protein, with the protein MKPVHLSRPHAIMMVGLPGSGKTFFAQQFAETFNAPFINAAYVEERGRDEEASSELNAMFLGEIARTNQTFIYEGDSLSRTHRTDFARWARMHNYQPLFVWVQVDESTCRRRVLKAQTMTAEQFDSAIKRFSEPHIHEKPIVISGKHTYATQARTVLSRLGSENRSAAPPSVQSAERVAQRPIRVQ; encoded by the coding sequence ATGAAGCCAGTTCACCTATCTCGTCCGCATGCTATCATGATGGTAGGATTGCCCGGCAGTGGTAAAACGTTTTTCGCGCAGCAATTCGCTGAAACCTTTAATGCGCCATTTATCAACGCGGCGTATGTAGAAGAGCGTGGGCGCGATGAGGAGGCGTCAAGCGAACTGAACGCGATGTTTCTGGGCGAAATAGCGCGCACCAATCAGACATTCATCTACGAAGGCGATAGTCTCAGCCGTACGCACCGCACCGACTTTGCACGCTGGGCGCGTATGCATAATTACCAGCCGCTTTTTGTGTGGGTGCAAGTTGATGAGTCTACGTGCCGCCGCCGTGTGCTGAAAGCACAGACTATGACTGCCGAACAATTTGATAGTGCTATCAAGCGCTTCAGCGAGCCGCATATCCACGAAAAACCAATTGTGATTAGTGGTAAGCATACGTATGCCACGCAGGCGCGTACTGTTTTGAGCCGTCTGGGAAGCGAAAACCGCTCTGCTGCGCCCCCATCAGTGCAATCTGCCGAGCGTGTTGCACAGCGTCCGATTCGCGTGCAATGA
- a CDS encoding mechanosensitive ion channel family protein, translating to MNANTPTASSIIDEIKQIVLSPHSFRSVFILISSLLVAYWLSQFLAKGLIFIAQRIASRSDKESDEARAMRLRQTETYLSMFIAIVRALVVIVVGYIAWILLSPTAGNNSSGASGLAAIGAGAMFALIAGQTIGIILRDLTAGAIMISENWYKIGDYVKLEPYSDLSGVVERFTLRSTRVRSLNGELITVHNQNITGVRVAPRGVRTIAVDIFVRDKDRGVNAIQRVIAAIPKGPTMLARPLHITNINQWGNNRWHITVVGQTAPGREWLIEKFFVNAVSAFDEDKEPSERLLSLPPISHNADETANKRLKRAVRVKRDRPQQSSSDGKTSESAHRMKRTPVHAYINQRLRTFSEGSMRAQQPAREPRSPARKN from the coding sequence ATGAACGCAAATACGCCGACCGCTTCGTCAATTATCGACGAGATAAAACAGATCGTATTATCGCCGCACTCGTTTCGGTCGGTCTTTATTTTAATCTCATCCCTGTTGGTGGCATATTGGTTGAGCCAGTTTTTAGCGAAAGGCCTAATTTTCATCGCCCAGCGTATCGCATCACGTAGCGACAAAGAGTCGGACGAAGCGCGTGCTATGCGATTGCGCCAAACTGAAACGTACTTAAGCATGTTTATCGCTATTGTACGGGCGCTTGTGGTAATTGTAGTTGGATATATAGCGTGGATTTTGCTTAGCCCGACAGCGGGGAATAACTCATCCGGTGCGAGCGGACTAGCAGCTATCGGTGCCGGAGCGATGTTCGCGTTGATTGCTGGGCAGACGATCGGTATTATTTTGCGCGATTTGACAGCCGGTGCGATTATGATTTCAGAAAACTGGTATAAGATTGGTGACTATGTGAAGCTTGAACCGTATTCGGATTTGTCTGGTGTGGTTGAGCGCTTCACGCTACGGTCAACGCGTGTCCGTTCGCTTAATGGCGAGCTTATCACGGTGCACAATCAAAATATTACTGGTGTGCGCGTGGCGCCGCGTGGTGTACGTACTATCGCGGTTGACATCTTTGTGCGTGATAAAGACCGTGGTGTTAACGCAATTCAGCGTGTTATCGCCGCGATTCCGAAAGGCCCGACTATGCTGGCGCGTCCGTTGCATATCACCAATATCAATCAGTGGGGTAATAATCGCTGGCATATTACTGTTGTCGGACAGACTGCGCCAGGGCGAGAGTGGTTGATTGAGAAGTTTTTCGTGAACGCTGTAAGTGCGTTTGACGAGGATAAAGAGCCTAGTGAGCGATTACTGTCGTTGCCGCCAATATCGCACAACGCTGATGAAACAGCTAACAAGCGTTTAAAGCGCGCCGTTCGTGTAAAACGCGATCGTCCGCAGCAATCATCGTCAGACGGTAAAACGTCTGAATCCGCGCACCGCATGAAACGCACACCTGTGCATGCTTATATTAATCAGCGGTTACGTACGTTTAGTGAGGGTAGCATGCGCGCACAACAACCAGCGCGCGAGCCGCGTTCGCCAGCCCGTAAAAACTAG
- a CDS encoding transposase, with product MQTIIGDGAYDAQRNYLDITRKRGIEFIAPPPKNATLHLNTGRHFSWYDTPGWEERNQVVRHVIEYGLDGWKADVDYHRRSLVENTFFRLKTIFGERLKSRTEANQLTEQKLKALIINQFNSLGLPRYSGTS from the coding sequence GTGCAAACCATCATCGGCGACGGAGCTTACGACGCGCAGCGTAATTATCTCGACATCACTAGAAAGCGTGGCATAGAATTCATCGCCCCGCCGCCTAAAAATGCTACACTACACCTCAATACCGGGCGGCACTTTAGTTGGTATGACACACCAGGCTGGGAGGAACGCAACCAAGTTGTTCGGCATGTTATTGAGTATGGTCTAGATGGCTGGAAAGCTGATGTCGACTACCATCGCCGCAGCCTAGTTGAAAATACTTTCTTTAGACTAAAGACCATATTCGGCGAACGGCTGAAATCGCGCACAGAAGCGAACCAACTAACCGAACAAAAACTAAAAGCCCTAATCATTAACCAATTCAATAGCCTAGGACTGCCGAGGTATAGCGGAACCAGCTAA
- the nusG gene encoding transcription termination/antitermination protein NusG, protein MVKNRYDSARQWYAIHTYSGYEEKVADSIKQRAQTIDMADKIFDAMVPKEKQIQIKNGKRRIVDAKIFQGYVLVEMKLTDETWYIVRNTPGVTGFVGSGTSPTPVSDAEMNKIKKRMGVEDPKHQIDFSEGEVVNIIDGPFKGFEGAVSEIDTAKGKLKVMVSMFGRDTPVELDALQVKKV, encoded by the coding sequence ATGGTAAAAAATCGTTATGACAGCGCACGACAGTGGTATGCAATTCACACGTACTCAGGCTATGAGGAGAAGGTTGCGGATAGCATTAAGCAGCGTGCGCAAACTATTGACATGGCAGACAAGATCTTTGACGCGATGGTGCCGAAAGAAAAACAGATTCAAATCAAAAACGGTAAGCGAAGGATTGTTGATGCAAAGATCTTCCAGGGCTATGTACTCGTTGAGATGAAGTTGACCGACGAAACGTGGTATATCGTACGTAATACACCAGGTGTGACGGGGTTCGTGGGTAGCGGCACGTCGCCGACACCTGTATCCGACGCGGAAATGAATAAGATTAAAAAGCGTATGGGTGTAGAAGATCCAAAACATCAAATTGATTTTTCAGAGGGTGAGGTCGTTAATATCATTGACGGACCATTCAAAGGCTTTGAGGGCGCAGTAAGTGAAATTGACACTGCCAAAGGTAAACTCAAGGTTATGGTTAGTATGTTTGGGCGTGACACGCCAGTAGAGCTGGATGCGCTACAGGTGAAGAAGGTGTAA
- a CDS encoding glycoside hydrolase family 57 protein: MSSKRGIVLYLHVHQPWRVREYTVFDTAVNHDYFGECKEPHRNNRAIFEKVADKSYRPMTQLLKQLLDTHPDFKVSLSISGTMLEQAEAWAPDVIDAFRALIDTGRTEIVADTYYHSLAFFFSRAEFERQVALYRAKIRDLFGVETQVFRNTELSYDNNLAKWADDNGFKGILAEGWDPILGWRSPNYVYRPINTKHIKLLMKNYRLSDDIAFRFGNRDWEEFPLRASKYDTWLNNALGNDGQIVNLFMDFETFGENIWEDTGIFSFFSDFVDRWLKNPANTFYTASGACDAFDAADEVDCPYTTTWADTERDLTAWLGNSMQHEAMRHLYELEDDVMRTDDADLISDWRRLTTSDHPYYMCTKWFSDGDVHAYFSPYNSPYDAFLYFMNALRDIRYRVYEHHRHGEF; the protein is encoded by the coding sequence ATGAGTAGCAAGCGCGGAATCGTATTATATCTGCACGTTCACCAGCCGTGGCGCGTGCGCGAATACACGGTGTTTGATACAGCAGTAAACCACGACTATTTCGGCGAATGCAAAGAGCCGCATCGCAATAACCGTGCAATTTTCGAAAAAGTCGCCGATAAGTCATACCGCCCAATGACGCAGCTACTTAAGCAGCTGCTTGATACACATCCGGACTTCAAAGTATCGCTGTCGATTTCCGGCACAATGCTTGAGCAAGCCGAAGCCTGGGCACCCGATGTGATTGATGCATTCCGCGCACTCATTGATACTGGGCGAACCGAAATCGTCGCCGACACATATTACCACAGCCTTGCGTTTTTCTTTAGCCGAGCAGAGTTTGAGCGACAAGTCGCATTATACCGTGCGAAGATTCGCGATTTGTTCGGTGTCGAAACGCAAGTTTTCCGCAATACCGAACTCAGCTACGACAATAATCTCGCTAAATGGGCGGATGACAACGGTTTCAAAGGCATTTTAGCAGAAGGCTGGGATCCAATTCTCGGGTGGCGCAGCCCGAACTACGTGTACCGTCCAATCAATACGAAACATATTAAATTACTAATGAAAAATTACCGCCTGAGCGACGATATTGCATTCCGCTTCGGCAACCGCGATTGGGAGGAGTTCCCCCTGCGCGCCAGCAAGTACGACACCTGGCTGAATAACGCGCTCGGCAACGACGGACAGATTGTGAATTTGTTTATGGATTTTGAAACGTTCGGCGAGAATATCTGGGAAGATACAGGCATCTTCTCATTCTTTTCAGATTTCGTTGACCGGTGGCTGAAGAATCCTGCCAACACGTTTTATACAGCAAGCGGTGCGTGCGATGCATTCGACGCAGCAGATGAAGTCGATTGCCCATACACGACCACGTGGGCAGACACAGAACGCGACCTCACAGCGTGGCTCGGCAATAGCATGCAGCATGAGGCAATGCGCCATTTATATGAATTAGAAGACGACGTCATGCGTACCGACGACGCCGATTTGATCTCAGACTGGCGACGCTTGACTACGAGCGACCATCCATATTATATGTGTACAAAATGGTTCTCTGATGGCGATGTGCACGCGTATTTTAGCCCGTACAATTCGCCGTATGATGCATTCTTATATTTCATGAACGCACTGCGCGACATTCGCTACCGCGTATATGAACACCACCGGCACGGAGAATTTTAA
- a CDS encoding PAS domain S-box protein, whose product MGESSQNNDILLEVNVRRARILRYAGLFLPLLLVAYSVYLQLVPGVRHYPLTPLIVAINAAWVILAFYHFFAPMKTRHGAIARIVLFHVIALLYILFVSGFDMPFIYVWSVLFLASAVHAGTGGVKLSLATLFVAASASVIISADDLTRVFQIGLHFAGTLIVACIMNAIVTAQAIDQRELLRSQTEEKLQRDRVLTIVNNLADAILSVDSRGTVQLYNAAALDLLDTNSELTGKKIDAVLTLKNNESETVKFSQLLHRIHSVRMRDDLSAKISGEVVRLSVVYSPIRSANSTHASGRDGYIIILRDITKQKSLEDERDEFISVVSHELRTPIAIAEGSLSNVQLMMERPDIPQSTLHEGVNAAHQQVVFLAKMANDLSTLSRAERGIADTPELIDVAELISELYAEYSPEATEKSLYFDLDLDPQLGAVNESRLYLKELLQNIVTNAIKYTQTGGVTVSVKRSAPRLLTFTVKDTGIGISRSDQQHLFQKFWRSEDYRTRETGGTGLGLYVAQKLAKKLNTTIELKSRLNHGSTFSFSLPSAKRRK is encoded by the coding sequence ATGGGTGAGTCGTCTCAGAATAATGATATTCTCTTGGAGGTAAATGTGCGTCGTGCTAGGATTTTGCGTTACGCTGGATTGTTTTTGCCGCTGTTATTGGTTGCATATAGCGTATACTTACAATTAGTGCCGGGTGTGCGGCATTATCCACTAACGCCGCTAATCGTTGCAATTAACGCAGCATGGGTTATTTTAGCGTTCTATCATTTCTTTGCACCAATGAAAACGCGGCACGGCGCAATTGCGCGGATTGTACTATTTCATGTTATCGCGCTACTGTATATATTGTTTGTATCGGGCTTTGATATGCCGTTTATCTACGTGTGGTCAGTGTTATTTTTGGCGAGTGCTGTTCATGCCGGCACAGGTGGCGTGAAGCTTAGTTTGGCAACGCTATTTGTTGCAGCGAGCGCGAGTGTTATCATTTCGGCAGACGATTTAACGCGTGTGTTTCAGATTGGGCTGCATTTTGCCGGCACGCTGATAGTGGCATGTATTATGAATGCTATCGTTACAGCACAGGCGATTGATCAGCGTGAGCTGCTGCGTTCTCAAACTGAGGAAAAACTGCAGCGTGACCGCGTACTGACGATTGTGAATAATTTGGCAGACGCGATTCTGAGCGTTGATAGTCGTGGTACAGTTCAGTTGTACAATGCGGCAGCGCTTGATCTGCTTGATACCAACTCTGAACTGACTGGAAAAAAAATTGATGCCGTGCTCACTCTGAAAAATAACGAGAGTGAGACGGTTAAATTTTCACAGCTCTTGCATCGTATTCACAGCGTTCGCATGCGCGATGACCTTAGTGCTAAAATATCCGGAGAAGTTGTTCGTCTAAGTGTTGTTTATTCGCCGATTCGGAGCGCTAACAGTACGCACGCGAGCGGCAGGGACGGTTATATTATTATTCTACGTGACATAACCAAGCAAAAGTCTCTTGAAGACGAGCGTGATGAATTCATCTCGGTTGTCAGTCACGAATTACGTACGCCGATCGCCATCGCCGAGGGCTCGCTCAGTAATGTCCAGCTTATGATGGAGCGCCCCGATATTCCGCAGTCTACATTGCACGAAGGAGTCAACGCAGCACACCAGCAAGTCGTATTTCTCGCGAAAATGGCAAATGACTTATCTACGCTGAGTCGCGCAGAACGTGGTATTGCTGACACGCCAGAATTAATTGACGTTGCTGAATTAATTAGCGAACTATACGCCGAATACTCTCCTGAGGCCACCGAAAAATCACTCTATTTCGATTTAGACCTTGACCCGCAGCTTGGTGCCGTTAACGAGAGTCGCCTCTATTTGAAAGAGTTATTGCAAAATATTGTTACGAACGCTATTAAATATACCCAAACGGGCGGCGTTACTGTGTCGGTAAAACGTTCAGCGCCGCGATTGCTTACATTCACTGTGAAAGACACTGGTATCGGCATCAGTCGCAGCGATCAGCAACATTTGTTCCAGAAGTTCTGGCGTAGCGAGGATTATCGCACGCGCGAGACGGGAGGTACGGGGTTAGGACTGTACGTCGCGCAAAAACTTGCAAAAAAATTAAACACGACGATTGAGCTAAAAAGCCGTTTGAATCACGGTTCAACCTTTAGTTTCAGTTTGCCGTCGGCGAAGCGTAGGAAGTAG
- a CDS encoding glycosyltransferase family 4 protein, whose protein sequence is MKILMLGWELPPHNSGGLGVACYHLSKALAKHGASIDFILPYSARHSNIDYMDVHAATELTPLHRFGTIGAYGGKGVDTLDLDQVDMRDLQTMRGLQKRYIKYVERFVRKTGSPDIIHAHDWLTIEAGLRAKELTDAPLIVHVHATEFDRAGSHNGGNPVIHEIEYNGLMMADRIIAVSNITKQIIVQKYGIPADKIEVVHNAIDVNSFGDYEYDRRTYRYLEVLKNEGYTIVSTITRFTAQKGLVQLMQGAARACERYDRFAFLFAGDGDQRDELIQLSADLGISDKVFFSGFVRGKQWRDAYSVSDVFVMSSVSEPFGLTALEAAHHDTALIITKQSGVGEILQSVLRYDFWDTEKLADQLVALATSPALRDSLKRNVKNEYARISWNDVAEKCIHVYNNMKTGEVNE, encoded by the coding sequence ATGAAGATTTTAATGCTTGGGTGGGAACTTCCACCGCACAACAGCGGCGGGTTAGGTGTAGCATGCTACCATCTATCCAAGGCGCTCGCAAAACACGGCGCGTCAATTGATTTCATTCTGCCCTACTCGGCTCGGCATTCAAATATAGACTACATGGACGTTCATGCAGCGACAGAGTTAACACCACTGCATAGATTTGGCACAATAGGCGCGTATGGCGGCAAAGGTGTTGATACGCTTGATCTTGACCAAGTTGATATGCGTGATCTGCAAACAATGCGCGGTTTGCAAAAACGCTACATCAAATACGTTGAACGTTTTGTACGCAAGACGGGCAGCCCTGATATAATCCATGCGCACGATTGGCTTACAATTGAAGCGGGCTTGCGTGCTAAAGAACTGACTGACGCGCCACTGATTGTTCATGTACATGCTACTGAATTTGACCGCGCCGGTTCGCATAACGGTGGCAATCCGGTTATTCATGAAATTGAATACAACGGTTTGATGATGGCAGACCGGATTATCGCCGTAAGCAATATTACCAAGCAAATTATCGTACAAAAATATGGCATTCCAGCGGACAAAATTGAAGTGGTTCACAACGCGATTGATGTTAATTCGTTTGGCGACTACGAATACGACCGCCGCACATATCGTTATCTTGAAGTGCTAAAAAATGAGGGCTACACGATAGTATCGACGATCACGCGCTTTACGGCGCAAAAAGGTTTAGTGCAATTGATGCAAGGCGCGGCGCGGGCGTGTGAGCGCTACGACCGGTTCGCGTTTTTGTTCGCCGGCGATGGCGACCAGCGCGACGAGCTTATTCAGCTTTCTGCGGATCTTGGTATTTCCGATAAAGTGTTTTTCAGCGGATTCGTGCGCGGCAAACAATGGCGCGATGCGTATAGTGTATCAGACGTGTTCGTGATGAGCTCAGTATCGGAGCCGTTCGGACTAACGGCGCTTGAAGCGGCACACCATGATACGGCGCTGATCATCACTAAACAATCCGGTGTCGGCGAAATATTGCAAAGCGTACTGCGTTATGATTTTTGGGATACCGAAAAGCTCGCCGACCAGCTGGTGGCACTTGCAACGTCACCAGCGCTGCGTGATAGCTTGAAACGCAATGTCAAAAATGAGTACGCGCGTATCAGCTGGAATGATGTCGCTGAAAAATGCATTCACGTCTATAACAACATGAAAACAGGAGAAGTCAATGAGTAG
- a CDS encoding DUF11 domain-containing protein, whose product MQIAILSRTKQMFRMLDVSRQTVARRISMSFVAIALVLQSFVLVVSAQAQTSSDDMISGGVGSKEQILAHYDANTNNFRDVMTYNGITRAELASMSAMKRFTVDSSSYSWGWTPRFSEAQGQRAHSVAGRTIYSRPHSLWDFSWYNGWEGKSATRGTFRIVSACGNLVTYSVPTPPAPKPTPKPEPKSQPAVTCDSLTVTPVQGSRTKVRISGKASGQNGGVVKELRYYVFDANSNTIIQASAPGAESSTTIELPDAAGTYKAQVYAISDLGNITSTSCTAQITVPEKPVTPTPTPDKPSITITKTVNKQKHAAVAVGQEFTYEITVTNTGKVALKDAVVTDNAPVEVSLIKADVGTVKDNTWTYTISELKASEAKSFVLTAKYSKYVAGTHKNNVCVDTPTISGESDACDNATTQTNETIEVCLKAEKIIRTIKRSEYDASKHVDKNSDECKTKPVNPPATPQTPPSTPAPQAPSIPAQPSTPAPSAPTVTVMPQTGSLNVASGLFGVSGIAGMAYAYIASRRSLR is encoded by the coding sequence ATGCAAATCGCAATACTAAGCCGTACGAAACAAATGTTTCGTATGTTAGATGTATCGCGTCAGACGGTTGCTCGGCGGATAAGCATGTCATTTGTGGCAATTGCACTCGTGCTGCAATCGTTCGTGCTCGTGGTGAGCGCACAGGCGCAGACATCAAGTGATGACATGATTTCGGGCGGCGTTGGTAGCAAAGAACAAATTCTAGCACACTACGATGCGAACACAAACAACTTCCGCGATGTCATGACGTATAACGGCATCACGCGAGCAGAGCTAGCGAGCATGTCGGCGATGAAACGTTTCACGGTTGACTCTAGCTCGTATTCGTGGGGCTGGACGCCGCGCTTTAGCGAAGCACAGGGTCAGCGCGCACACTCGGTAGCAGGGCGCACGATTTACTCGCGGCCGCATAGCTTATGGGATTTTAGCTGGTATAACGGCTGGGAGGGCAAATCGGCAACGCGCGGCACGTTCCGTATAGTGTCGGCATGCGGTAATTTAGTGACATATAGCGTGCCAACGCCGCCCGCTCCGAAACCAACGCCAAAGCCGGAGCCGAAGTCGCAGCCTGCGGTAACGTGCGATAGCTTGACGGTCACGCCGGTTCAAGGATCGCGTACGAAAGTTCGTATCAGCGGCAAAGCATCCGGTCAGAACGGCGGCGTCGTGAAAGAGCTCCGTTACTATGTGTTTGATGCGAATAGTAATACGATTATTCAAGCTTCAGCGCCTGGCGCAGAAAGCTCGACAACGATTGAGCTACCAGACGCTGCTGGTACATACAAAGCGCAAGTCTACGCAATAAGCGACCTTGGCAATATCACAAGTACATCGTGTACAGCGCAAATCACCGTACCGGAAAAGCCAGTCACGCCGACTCCGACGCCCGACAAACCAAGTATTACAATTACAAAAACTGTCAATAAACAAAAACACGCCGCAGTCGCTGTCGGTCAAGAATTTACCTACGAGATTACCGTCACAAACACTGGCAAAGTCGCGCTGAAAGACGCCGTCGTTACCGACAATGCGCCGGTGGAAGTATCTCTCATCAAGGCAGACGTGGGCACAGTCAAGGATAATACCTGGACGTATACGATCTCCGAGCTCAAAGCGAGCGAAGCAAAAAGCTTCGTGCTCACCGCAAAATACAGCAAGTATGTTGCGGGTACGCACAAAAATAATGTTTGCGTCGACACGCCGACTATCTCCGGTGAATCGGACGCCTGCGACAATGCAACCACGCAAACCAATGAAACTATTGAAGTCTGCTTGAAAGCGGAAAAAATTATTCGCACGATCAAACGTAGCGAATACGACGCCAGCAAGCATGTCGACAAAAACTCAGACGAATGCAAAACTAAACCAGTAAATCCGCCGGCAACGCCACAGACTCCACCGTCGACCCCCGCGCCGCAGGCACCATCAATTCCGGCGCAGCCCTCAACGCCAGCACCGTCGGCACCAACTGTAACGGTCATGCCGCAGACCGGATCGTTGAATGTCGCGAGCGGATTATTCGGCGTCAGCGGCATCGCCGGCATGGCATACGCCTATATCGCGAGCCGCCGCAGTTTGCGGTAA
- the secE gene encoding preprotein translocase subunit SecE → MRAIRGYFVGAWQELKQVRWPDRRSTWAMTGALIAFTVVFVVVILLIDYGFSWLFKLIIGTK, encoded by the coding sequence TTGCGTGCTATCCGCGGTTATTTCGTTGGTGCATGGCAAGAGCTCAAGCAAGTTCGCTGGCCCGATCGTCGTAGTACCTGGGCGATGACAGGCGCACTTATTGCGTTTACTGTTGTGTTCGTTGTCGTCATTCTATTGATCGACTACGGGTTTTCGTGGCTATTTAAACTGATTATCGGTACAAAGTAG
- a CDS encoding M48 family metallopeptidase: MLRSPQTIHDSEFGDIIVKRRTGARSVRIHLGTGGQFTVSCGRLTPLKFIREFIDQSRGELRRMAARTSIASPYQHGQIIGRQHRIAVVPTQMVEKPSAVIRGRHIIVKLPPAYALEDGAVQQQIRDAVGRTLRKEAKQLLPPLLAKLAAQYSFRYARVRFSHAGSRWGSCSSAGTISLNIALMKLPDELIRYVLIHELCHTRHMNHSTAFWREVERYDPHYRTHRQQIKHHTPVL; encoded by the coding sequence ATGTTGCGTAGCCCACAAACGATTCACGACTCCGAGTTCGGCGATATTATTGTGAAGCGCCGGACGGGGGCGCGCAGTGTGCGAATTCATTTGGGAACGGGTGGGCAGTTTACGGTATCGTGCGGGCGGTTGACGCCGCTCAAATTCATTCGTGAGTTTATTGATCAATCACGCGGCGAACTACGCCGTATGGCGGCGCGAACATCAATTGCCTCGCCGTATCAGCATGGGCAGATAATCGGCAGACAACATCGTATTGCTGTTGTGCCGACGCAAATGGTAGAAAAGCCGAGTGCAGTGATTCGCGGACGGCATATTATCGTGAAGTTGCCGCCAGCGTACGCACTTGAAGACGGGGCTGTACAGCAGCAGATTCGCGATGCGGTCGGGCGTACGCTGCGTAAAGAAGCCAAGCAGCTATTGCCGCCGCTCCTCGCGAAACTTGCGGCGCAGTATAGTTTTCGCTACGCTCGCGTCCGTTTCAGTCATGCCGGTAGTCGGTGGGGAAGTTGTAGTAGCGCAGGCACAATTAGCCTCAACATTGCGCTGATGAAATTGCCGGACGAACTGATTCGTTACGTATTGATTCACGAGCTATGTCACACGCGCCATATGAATCATTCAACTGCGTTCTGGCGTGAGGTGGAACGTTATGATCCGCACTACCGCACGCACCGCCAGCAAATTAAGCACCACACACCCGTATTGTAG
- the rplK gene encoding 50S ribosomal protein L11: MAKQVIGNLKLRIPAGRATAGPPVGSTLGQWGLNMMDFINPFNEATKKDMGKDVIVHIQVYEDRTFTWKSLGQPVDDMIREKIGIKKGSGKPHAEKVGKITRAQLEEIAEAKKDQLNAIDLNGAVKVIAGTARSMGVEVVD, from the coding sequence ATGGCAAAGCAAGTTATAGGCAATTTAAAACTCCGTATTCCGGCTGGTCGTGCAACTGCTGGTCCGCCGGTTGGCAGTACGCTCGGTCAATGGGGTCTGAATATGATGGATTTTATCAATCCATTCAATGAAGCAACCAAAAAGGATATGGGCAAAGATGTTATTGTGCATATTCAAGTATACGAAGATCGTACATTTACATGGAAATCGCTTGGGCAGCCAGTTGATGATATGATCCGCGAAAAAATCGGCATCAAAAAAGGTAGCGGTAAACCGCACGCCGAAAAAGTTGGCAAGATTACACGCGCACAGCTAGAAGAAATTGCTGAAGCGAAGAAGGATCAGCTCAACGCGATTGATTTAAACGGTGCGGTAAAAGTTATTGCTGGTACTGCCCGTAGCATGGGCGTAGAAGTTGTCGACTAG
- a CDS encoding IS5 family transposase encodes MKTKDKNTAHTNNNTKKSARITTKKVARKAARKITNWSAYNNALKSRGNLSIFLAEDVFKQDALKQKNNGKNGHPFCYSDEFIKLILIIRELFHLLLRQTSGFAELLFNAMKISRKVPDYSTLSRRAAKLTVDFLPKCRSRENIVMLIDSSGFKLFGEGEWKARKHGYSRQRTWRELHIAIDHSSRDIVGLINTSAHTHDNTQLLPMLDQVQSRYSPTACANHHRRRSLRRAA; translated from the coding sequence GTGAAGACTAAAGATAAAAACACTGCTCATACCAATAATAACACTAAAAAGTCTGCTAGGATAACCACGAAGAAGGTTGCTAGGAAGGCTGCCAGGAAGATTACTAATTGGAGCGCGTATAATAACGCCCTCAAGAGTCGAGGAAATCTAAGCATCTTCCTTGCCGAAGATGTTTTTAAGCAAGATGCGCTGAAGCAGAAAAATAATGGTAAAAATGGACACCCGTTTTGTTATTCCGATGAGTTTATTAAATTAATCCTCATCATCCGCGAACTGTTTCATCTGCTACTGCGCCAGACCAGCGGCTTTGCCGAGTTATTGTTTAATGCAATGAAGATTAGCCGAAAGGTTCCAGATTATTCTACTCTCTCTAGGCGAGCTGCCAAACTAACCGTTGACTTCCTGCCGAAATGTCGCTCCAGGGAGAATATTGTTATGCTAATCGATAGCTCTGGCTTTAAGTTATTCGGCGAAGGTGAATGGAAAGCTAGAAAGCATGGCTATAGCCGCCAGCGGACTTGGCGGGAACTACACATCGCTATAGATCACTCTAGCCGAGATATTGTTGGTCTTATTAATACTTCCGCTCATACTCATGACAATACCCAGCTTCTGCCGATGCTAGATCAGGTTCAGTCTCGCTACAGCCCTACCGCTTGTGCAAACCATCATCGGCGACGGAGCTTACGACGCGCAGCGTAA